A DNA window from Porphyromonadaceae bacterium W3.11 contains the following coding sequences:
- a CDS encoding phospho-sugar mutase — protein MVDKKLLEKCRAKAQEWLSPEYDEETRAAIQALLDDEDPTDLIDAFYKDLEFGTGGIRGIMGAGANRMNRYTVGKAAQGLANYIIKQFGKETELKVAIGYDCRHNSRHFADITAGIMTNNGIKVYLYEELRPTPMVSYAIRELGCQSGVMITASHNPKIYNGFKAYWSDGAQMIAPHDVGVIDEVNAIASVSEIKFDGPKEMITLLGKEMDDKFISKVLSLRLDPEAIKRQHDLKIVFTPLHGTSGTVMPRMLAEAGFTEVHPVAEQMVQSGDFPTVVSPNPEEASALEMALAQAKELDADIVLATDPDGDRIGTAVKSHDGEWVLLNGNQTCLLYAYYAIIKNKELGRLNGNQYIVKTIVTTDLIATIAERNNVELYDVFTGFKWIADVIRKNEGKKEYLGGGEESYGYLWDEFVRDKCSVSACLIFSEMAAWAKDQGMTILDLLDKIYTEYGYSFEKNISIVRPGQSGAQEIKKMMDDFRSTPQKELAGAKVTQVLDYSNLTGKYIESGETFKLDQPTTSNVLQYRAEDGTKLSIRPSGTEPKIKFYIEVHSPVASKDELPAAREAVQERIEQIMKQLGI, from the coding sequence ATGGTAGATAAGAAACTTTTAGAAAAGTGTAGAGCAAAGGCTCAGGAGTGGTTAAGCCCTGAGTATGATGAAGAAACAAGAGCAGCCATACAAGCACTGCTTGATGACGAAGATCCCACTGACTTGATTGATGCCTTTTATAAAGACCTCGAATTTGGTACGGGAGGTATTCGTGGCATTATGGGTGCTGGTGCCAACCGTATGAATAGATATACTGTCGGTAAGGCGGCCCAAGGCTTAGCTAATTATATCATCAAGCAATTTGGCAAGGAGACTGAACTAAAGGTAGCCATTGGGTATGACTGCCGTCATAACAGCCGTCACTTTGCAGATATTACTGCTGGCATTATGACTAATAACGGTATCAAAGTATATCTGTATGAGGAGCTTCGCCCTACACCTATGGTATCATATGCGATTCGTGAATTAGGTTGCCAGAGTGGAGTGATGATTACGGCTTCGCACAATCCTAAAATATACAATGGCTTTAAGGCTTACTGGAGCGATGGGGCACAGATGATTGCTCCTCATGACGTGGGAGTGATTGACGAAGTGAATGCCATCGCATCAGTTAGTGAGATTAAGTTTGATGGTCCTAAGGAGATGATTACCTTACTAGGTAAGGAGATGGATGATAAGTTTATCTCTAAGGTGCTCTCCCTTCGCCTTGATCCTGAAGCTATCAAGCGTCAGCACGACCTAAAGATCGTCTTTACACCACTACACGGGACCAGCGGTACCGTGATGCCTCGTATGCTTGCTGAGGCTGGATTTACTGAGGTTCACCCCGTCGCTGAACAGATGGTACAGAGTGGAGACTTCCCAACCGTCGTTTCGCCAAACCCTGAGGAAGCGAGTGCTCTAGAAATGGCTCTTGCTCAAGCAAAAGAGCTGGATGCTGACATCGTATTGGCTACAGACCCTGACGGCGACCGCATCGGTACCGCTGTGAAGAGCCATGATGGCGAGTGGGTGCTATTGAATGGTAATCAGACTTGCCTTCTTTATGCTTATTATGCTATTATTAAGAATAAGGAGCTGGGCAGACTGAATGGCAACCAATACATAGTCAAGACCATCGTAACAACCGACCTCATCGCTACGATAGCCGAACGAAATAATGTGGAGCTTTACGATGTCTTTACAGGCTTTAAGTGGATTGCTGACGTCATTCGTAAGAATGAGGGTAAGAAGGAGTATCTCGGCGGTGGCGAAGAGAGTTATGGCTACCTATGGGATGAATTTGTACGAGATAAGTGCTCCGTAAGTGCTTGCCTAATCTTCTCTGAGATGGCTGCATGGGCCAAGGATCAGGGAATGACCATCCTAGACCTCCTAGATAAGATCTATACAGAGTATGGCTACTCTTTCGAGAAGAACATCTCCATCGTACGCCCAGGACAGTCTGGTGCTCAAGAGATCAAAAAGATGATGGACGATTTCCGCAGCACACCACAAAAGGAACTCGCTGGTGCTAAGGTCACACAGGTATTAGACTACTCTAATCTCACTGGTAAGTACATCGAGAGTGGAGAGACCTTTAAGTTGGATCAACCTACCACCAGCAATGTATTGCAATACCGTGCGGAGGATGGGACTAAGCTCTCCATCCGTCCATCAGGGACAGAGCCTAAGATTAAGTTTTACATTGAGGTACACTCTCCTGTAGCTTCTAAGGACGAGCTCCCAGCAGCTCGAGAAGCTGTCCAAGAGCGTATCGAACAAATCATGAAACAGCTTGGGATTTGA
- a CDS encoding DNA topoisomerase 3: MILCIAEKPSVARDIAQVLGATTSQNGYLEGNGYCVTWTYGHFCTLKDPADYAIQWKPWSLVHLPMIPNRFGIKLIEDNGIQQQFNVIKQLVTQASEVVNCGDAGQEGELIQRWVLQMADCKVPVKRLWLSSMTNEAIIEAFKNLKPAEEYTNLYHAGLTRAIGDWLLGINATRLYTLKYRSGSDRGMLSVGRVQTPTLALIVKRFEEIENFKPEPYWEIKTLYRNVLFASTKGRYSSEEEAKGVIETIKSEDLYIKSMTKKKGKEGAPRLFDLTSLQIEANKKFSLSADQTLSIIQSLYEQKLVTYPRVDTTYLPNDMYPKCMPIIQQLSSMVPDFTAPLLGKKLKKQKKVFDDTKITDHHAIIPTGNTPGFLDNAHFQIYDLILKRFLAVFYPDMEYEQTTVMAEVAKIEFKATGRVITDEGWKVLYAKDSDTKEEEEDGGSPSEKQSMPAFVKGEHGPHKPDLLVKETRPPKHFTEATLLNAMETAGKLVEDEDLKEAMKSKGIGRPSTRAAIIETLFKRGYIKRQRKNLIPTEIGIELIHIINNEQLKSVELTGDWEYKLRLIDQGKYDPNKFLTELKAMVYDLVQEVIRDNRPADVLLAHSADS; this comes from the coding sequence ATGATTCTCTGTATAGCCGAAAAACCGTCTGTTGCTCGGGACATTGCTCAAGTACTGGGAGCTACTACCTCTCAGAATGGATACCTTGAGGGCAACGGGTATTGTGTAACCTGGACCTACGGCCATTTTTGCACCCTAAAGGACCCTGCTGACTACGCTATCCAATGGAAACCCTGGAGCTTGGTTCACCTTCCGATGATTCCTAATAGATTTGGCATCAAACTAATTGAGGACAATGGCATACAGCAGCAGTTTAATGTCATTAAGCAACTGGTAACCCAAGCGTCAGAGGTGGTTAACTGTGGTGATGCCGGACAGGAGGGAGAGCTCATCCAGCGGTGGGTATTGCAGATGGCAGACTGCAAGGTTCCAGTCAAGCGGCTTTGGCTATCCAGCATGACCAATGAGGCGATCATTGAGGCGTTCAAGAACTTAAAACCTGCCGAGGAGTACACCAATCTATACCATGCGGGACTGACCCGAGCTATCGGTGATTGGTTACTTGGGATCAATGCCACTAGGCTCTATACCCTGAAGTACCGAAGTGGAAGTGATAGAGGGATGCTTTCCGTGGGGCGTGTCCAAACCCCTACTCTAGCACTAATCGTCAAGCGATTTGAAGAGATTGAGAACTTTAAGCCAGAGCCTTATTGGGAAATTAAGACGCTCTACCGTAATGTACTCTTTGCCTCGACCAAGGGGAGATACTCTAGCGAAGAGGAGGCAAAAGGGGTCATCGAAACGATTAAGAGTGAAGATCTCTATATCAAGAGCATGACTAAAAAGAAGGGCAAGGAGGGTGCACCGAGGTTATTTGACCTCACGAGTCTACAGATTGAAGCAAATAAAAAGTTCTCGCTATCAGCCGACCAGACCCTCTCTATCATCCAAAGTCTATACGAACAGAAGTTAGTCACTTACCCGCGTGTGGATACCACCTATCTGCCAAATGATATGTACCCTAAGTGTATGCCTATTATTCAGCAGCTCTCCTCCATGGTTCCAGACTTTACAGCTCCGCTGCTGGGCAAGAAGCTCAAGAAGCAGAAGAAAGTATTTGATGACACCAAGATAACAGATCACCACGCTATTATCCCGACAGGCAATACACCAGGGTTCTTAGACAATGCCCACTTTCAGATTTATGACCTCATCCTAAAGCGGTTTTTAGCTGTCTTTTACCCAGATATGGAATATGAGCAGACGACCGTCATGGCAGAAGTAGCTAAGATTGAATTCAAAGCTACTGGGAGAGTGATCACAGATGAGGGGTGGAAGGTGTTGTATGCCAAAGATAGTGATACCAAAGAGGAGGAAGAGGACGGTGGCAGTCCTAGCGAAAAGCAATCAATGCCAGCCTTTGTGAAGGGTGAGCATGGGCCGCACAAACCAGACCTCTTAGTCAAGGAGACTCGCCCACCTAAGCACTTCACTGAAGCAACATTGCTGAACGCAATGGAGACAGCAGGAAAACTAGTGGAGGACGAAGATCTGAAGGAAGCGATGAAATCGAAAGGAATCGGCCGACCTTCTACTCGTGCTGCCATCATTGAGACGCTCTTCAAGCGTGGGTACATCAAGCGTCAGAGAAAAAACCTTATCCCCACTGAAATAGGGATAGAACTCATCCATATCATCAATAACGAACAACTGAAAAGTGTAGAACTGACTGGCGATTGGGAGTACAAGCTACGACTCATAGACCAAGGGAAGTACGATCCCAATAAGTTCCTCACGGAGCTAAAAGCGATGGTCTATGATCTCGTCCAAGAAGTCATCCGTGACAATCGCCCTGCTGATGTGCTCCTCGCCCACTCTGCTGATAGTTGA
- a CDS encoding calcium-translocating P-type ATPase, PMCA-type — translation MNNNQIQHSGLTASEVRENRERYGVNLLTPPPETPWWRLYLDKFRDPIIVILLVATAISLLFGVIHHEYTESIGIIIAVLIATGVGFWQEYSAKKKFDAMRSDSDYEAVKVRRDGEVLEITKDQLVVGDVVILNSGDEIPADIELYHAMDMMVSEATMTGESLAVSKYPIDEPFTGSGFAPNLLLRGTTIEQGTGEGVVLKVGDETEIGKTTRQASIEVDSVTPLQEQLNGLAARINIAAFSIAILMFVILNLAHWDFAFGEHSFSWSVETLLSEVQFLMGAVVVIIVAVPEGLPLSVTLALAFSMKTMASENNLVKKMHACETIGAVNVIFTDKTGTLTQSKMKVVDFDLQGSKEELQFIGAINSTAEWSKDSEVLGNPTEGAILKEIGRELSQKIRDEYVILSAIPFSSAYKYMVTYARNDRTKEEVVVIKGAPEVIARIIGDDKFLHTVSIQQGRGRRAISAAFIEGISFYDARELLKFGQALPSCRYVGTWFIEDPVRSDVPAAIERCYGAGIDVVMMTGDNLKTGTEIARQAGFEEIWAIEAKDFWNEIKNAKNGRDFPNVIARCTPSDKMDILNWAQDRDLVCAMTGDGVNDSPSLNHADVGIAMGTGTSVAKEAADIVLLDDAFPSIVTGVKWGRSLYKNIRNFLFFQLSINLSACLLALFAPIVGVGMPFTVTQFLWINLVMDSLAAIALASEPADEKVLLEKPRDRDEFIINRSLAKAIIGFGGFVWLFCTVVLWGAGHLEVVESWGWDGLTRFLSHIDLTVFFASYMVINLWNTFNARVIGKKKSVFDGLAKNPRFLGIVAFILVVTIAIVQVGGEVFSTHPLSWKTWLIIILVSSPVMLVRELYFQLVTKRHHS, via the coding sequence GTGAATAATAATCAGATACAGCATAGCGGTTTAACCGCTTCGGAAGTTCGAGAGAATAGAGAGCGGTATGGTGTTAATCTTCTCACTCCTCCACCCGAAACGCCATGGTGGAGGCTTTATTTAGATAAGTTTAGAGACCCTATCATCGTCATTTTACTCGTGGCCACAGCTATATCCCTCCTCTTTGGCGTGATTCATCATGAGTACACAGAGTCTATTGGTATTATTATCGCAGTACTTATCGCTACAGGTGTCGGCTTTTGGCAAGAATATAGTGCCAAAAAGAAGTTTGATGCTATGCGGAGTGATAGTGACTATGAGGCGGTCAAGGTACGTAGAGATGGGGAGGTACTCGAGATTACTAAAGACCAACTAGTGGTCGGTGATGTGGTGATTCTCAATTCTGGAGATGAGATTCCTGCCGATATCGAACTATATCACGCGATGGATATGATGGTCTCAGAAGCGACCATGACAGGGGAATCTTTGGCGGTCTCCAAATATCCTATCGATGAGCCTTTTACAGGCTCTGGCTTTGCTCCGAATCTATTGCTGAGGGGGACGACCATAGAGCAGGGCACGGGAGAAGGTGTTGTCCTTAAGGTGGGCGATGAGACTGAGATCGGAAAAACCACTCGCCAAGCCTCTATCGAAGTAGATAGTGTGACCCCTCTTCAGGAGCAGCTCAATGGCTTGGCCGCACGGATCAATATCGCCGCCTTTTCAATTGCGATCTTGATGTTTGTCATTCTAAATCTCGCCCATTGGGATTTTGCTTTTGGTGAGCACTCTTTCAGTTGGTCGGTAGAGACGTTACTGTCCGAAGTCCAGTTCTTAATGGGAGCAGTGGTGGTCATTATTGTAGCGGTGCCTGAGGGTTTACCATTGTCGGTGACCCTAGCCTTAGCTTTTTCGATGAAAACCATGGCTAGCGAGAATAACTTGGTTAAGAAAATGCACGCGTGTGAGACGATCGGTGCCGTCAATGTAATCTTTACCGATAAGACTGGGACTCTGACTCAGAGCAAGATGAAGGTGGTCGATTTTGATTTGCAAGGCAGTAAGGAGGAGTTGCAATTCATCGGTGCTATTAATTCTACTGCAGAGTGGTCTAAAGATTCTGAGGTCTTGGGTAATCCTACCGAAGGAGCTATTCTCAAGGAGATAGGCCGTGAGCTGAGTCAGAAAATAAGAGATGAGTATGTCATCCTCTCTGCTATCCCCTTTTCTAGTGCCTATAAGTATATGGTAACGTATGCGAGGAATGACAGGACCAAAGAGGAGGTTGTGGTCATCAAGGGTGCTCCTGAGGTGATTGCAAGGATTATTGGCGATGATAAGTTTCTGCATACGGTATCGATTCAGCAGGGGCGTGGACGAAGAGCTATTTCGGCTGCCTTTATTGAGGGGATTAGCTTTTATGATGCTCGCGAATTACTAAAGTTCGGTCAAGCACTTCCTTCATGCCGATATGTGGGGACCTGGTTTATTGAAGATCCTGTTCGTTCAGATGTTCCTGCTGCTATTGAGCGGTGTTATGGAGCTGGAATCGATGTTGTGATGATGACGGGGGACAATCTTAAGACTGGAACAGAGATAGCTCGACAAGCAGGCTTTGAAGAGATATGGGCGATAGAGGCTAAGGACTTTTGGAATGAAATAAAAAATGCTAAGAATGGGAGAGACTTTCCTAATGTTATCGCTCGCTGTACCCCTTCCGACAAGATGGATATTCTTAACTGGGCACAGGATCGAGACCTAGTCTGTGCCATGACAGGGGATGGGGTTAATGACTCTCCCTCTCTCAATCATGCTGATGTCGGTATCGCCATGGGTACAGGCACGTCAGTGGCTAAGGAGGCTGCTGATATTGTCCTCTTGGATGATGCGTTCCCCTCCATTGTTACAGGCGTGAAGTGGGGACGTTCATTGTATAAAAACATCCGTAACTTCCTCTTTTTTCAGCTTTCTATAAACTTGTCCGCTTGTCTTTTAGCTCTCTTTGCCCCTATTGTAGGGGTTGGAATGCCCTTTACGGTTACGCAGTTTCTGTGGATTAATCTCGTGATGGACTCTTTAGCTGCCATCGCACTGGCTTCAGAGCCAGCTGATGAAAAGGTGCTTTTGGAGAAGCCCAGAGATAGAGATGAATTTATTATCAATCGATCATTAGCCAAAGCGATTATTGGCTTTGGTGGCTTTGTCTGGCTTTTCTGTACGGTAGTCTTATGGGGTGCTGGGCACTTAGAAGTGGTCGAAAGTTGGGGTTGGGATGGTCTTACGAGATTCCTTTCACACATAGATCTGACTGTCTTCTTTGCCTCTTATATGGTGATTAACCTTTGGAATACATTCAATGCAAGAGTGATCGGGAAGAAAAAGTCTGTCTTTGATGGACTGGCAAAAAATCCTCGCTTCCTAGGTATAGTCGCCTTTATTCTAGTCGTGACTATTGCTATTGTTCAGGTAGGCGGTGAAGTCTTTAGTACGCATCCATTGTCATGGAAGACCTGGCTTATCATTATCCTAGTCTCTTCCCCTGTGATGCTGGTTCGTGAGCTTTATTTTCAGCTCGTTACTAAGCGACATCACTCGTAG
- a CDS encoding MFS transporter, producing the protein MKSKFWNNNFIKVVSANLLLALPFYILIVVLPLYIKDGLGVPEKQIGIILSMYSFAAVLMRPITGYLLDNFNRKVIYLLGFALYTICIVLYPLVGSALMVGILRFAHGLGWGGVSSSGSTLAIDFVPKHRRGEGIGIFGMSMTVATMIGPMLGSAIYRWTGDFPTVFIISFFLSAMAFAIGCSLRIPKTPQKRSPLELKNFFSKKAFPASLLALWSHMPYGFVLGFIALYAATLDGADSGLFFLIYAMMAFVGRYAAGRIFDVRGPRLLMLIGTILTALGFIALAQFSSKMGLYVGAIPIGLGFGTMMNVTQSMANHGVPISERGRANSTYLMLFDVGIGLGIFLFGQIIGQFGYQTSIYVSVSIVLSSLLVFFLYALPAYYKHPNVSRVI; encoded by the coding sequence ATGAAATCTAAATTTTGGAATAATAATTTTATTAAGGTAGTGTCAGCAAATCTTTTGCTGGCTCTACCTTTTTATATCTTAATTGTGGTGCTACCCCTCTATATAAAGGATGGATTGGGAGTGCCTGAAAAGCAAATAGGAATTATTCTATCCATGTACAGCTTTGCTGCGGTACTTATGCGTCCCATCACTGGATATCTTCTGGATAACTTCAATCGAAAAGTGATATACCTTTTGGGCTTTGCTCTCTATACCATCTGTATCGTATTGTATCCATTGGTGGGGAGTGCTCTGATGGTAGGGATATTACGTTTTGCTCATGGTTTGGGTTGGGGAGGTGTTAGTTCGAGTGGTAGTACCCTAGCCATTGACTTTGTCCCTAAGCATAGGAGGGGGGAGGGGATTGGTATCTTTGGTATGAGTATGACCGTGGCTACAATGATCGGTCCGATGCTGGGGAGTGCGATATACCGATGGACAGGTGATTTTCCAACTGTTTTTATCATTAGTTTTTTCCTTAGTGCTATGGCCTTTGCGATAGGCTGTTCCCTACGAATACCCAAGACTCCTCAGAAAAGGAGCCCTCTGGAATTGAAGAATTTCTTCAGCAAGAAGGCTTTCCCTGCTAGTTTATTGGCTTTATGGAGCCATATGCCCTATGGTTTCGTGCTAGGCTTTATTGCCTTATATGCTGCGACACTTGACGGTGCTGATTCTGGGCTGTTTTTCCTGATTTATGCCATGATGGCTTTTGTTGGCCGATATGCAGCAGGTCGAATTTTCGATGTGCGAGGGCCACGTTTATTGATGCTTATTGGTACCATACTTACGGCTTTAGGATTCATCGCACTGGCACAGTTTTCTAGTAAGATGGGGCTTTATGTGGGGGCGATCCCGATAGGGTTAGGCTTTGGTACGATGATGAATGTGACTCAGTCAATGGCTAATCATGGAGTCCCTATATCCGAAAGAGGCAGAGCCAATTCTACCTATCTGATGCTCTTTGATGTAGGAATAGGGCTAGGGATATTTTTATTCGGACAAATCATAGGGCAGTTTGGTTATCAGACAAGCATCTATGTATCTGTGAGCATTGTCTTAAGCTCATTATTGGTCTTTTTCTTATATGCCCTACCTGCATACTATAAGCATCCTAATGTATCAAGAGTGATTTGA
- a CDS encoding alpha-amylase family glycosyl hydrolase produces the protein MIKKYYFSIFLCLTMAFMAGCGHGKVELVPPIDDKPEEVDDYKDGFTLSTKTVEADKPLTIIFKAAKQSSLYGYTGKVYAHIGLTEASGSSDWYNVLAPWDQNISKLEMKPVEGMKYTWQITLNPTVRNFFGVSAKEVMPCIALIVRSADGARKGVDEDFFIPIAGQEIQHAPTQMKLLPDGMRLGINHHGEGKVTFVLDDLDKKGQGYDAAYLLGSFNGWQRLPKYQMYRDPNKKWLWLTLDHLKAGEEYAMVYALYARDKVVRTSDPYSEKVKWGIPQARSAATLFTSVPEPEYQWQNSNLYTPVPKSQLMIYEMHLRDFTPEGNLAGAMKRLDYIQSLGFNAIELMPVQEFDGDDSWGYNPNHFFAMDQAYGSVRDYKDFIDECHRRGLAVIFDIVYNHATNESPFFKLYHKGNKPSENNPWMNVNAPHPYSVFNDFNHEEPRVREHFKRNLKFLLEEYHVDGFRFDLTKGLTQKVSNESNASAYDASRVAILSDYAMAAQSVKPDVYLILEHFCDDREETELAKKGIMLWRNLNHQFAQSAMGWQEASGLDRLYTPQVVDGWVGYMESHDEERVAFKQKTYGVSAVKQSATIRRERLGTNAAFFFMVPGPKMVWQFGEAAYDHSIEENGRTGRKPVFTEMQFKEVERAQLIKTYSRLLQLRTLYPEFWALDAPFTWQVAETDWNRLRKIELTSGGMQIKVFGNFNPSLPLEVPMPEGTWYNLMDEEQAEVSSMKLEPGQFLLIANFKVTRTK, from the coding sequence ATGATAAAAAAATATTACTTTAGTATATTTCTCTGTTTGACCATGGCTTTTATGGCTGGGTGTGGACATGGAAAGGTGGAGCTAGTCCCTCCTATAGATGACAAACCAGAGGAGGTTGATGATTATAAGGATGGATTTACCCTCTCCACTAAGACTGTAGAGGCAGATAAGCCCTTGACTATAATCTTCAAGGCCGCTAAGCAAAGCTCTCTTTATGGATATACGGGCAAAGTATATGCTCATATCGGTCTTACCGAAGCTTCGGGTAGCTCCGATTGGTACAACGTACTAGCACCATGGGATCAGAATATCTCAAAGTTGGAGATGAAGCCAGTAGAGGGAATGAAATATACTTGGCAGATCACATTAAATCCAACTGTAAGAAATTTCTTTGGTGTCAGTGCGAAAGAAGTGATGCCATGTATTGCTCTCATTGTTCGATCTGCGGATGGGGCTAGAAAGGGAGTGGATGAAGATTTCTTTATTCCTATTGCTGGACAAGAAATACAACATGCTCCGACTCAAATGAAGCTACTGCCGGATGGGATGAGGTTAGGTATAAATCACCATGGAGAGGGAAAAGTGACTTTTGTCCTCGACGACTTAGATAAAAAGGGTCAAGGCTATGATGCAGCATACCTCTTGGGTTCGTTCAATGGCTGGCAGCGTCTGCCCAAATATCAGATGTATCGTGATCCGAACAAAAAGTGGCTTTGGCTGACTCTAGACCATCTGAAGGCAGGCGAGGAGTATGCGATGGTCTATGCTCTGTATGCTCGTGATAAAGTCGTTCGTACGTCAGATCCTTATTCCGAAAAAGTTAAGTGGGGAATACCTCAGGCGAGAAGTGCCGCTACCCTTTTCACTTCCGTGCCTGAGCCTGAATATCAGTGGCAGAATAGTAATCTCTATACCCCAGTCCCTAAATCACAACTGATGATTTATGAGATGCACCTAAGAGACTTTACTCCAGAGGGTAATCTTGCTGGTGCTATGAAACGCTTGGATTACATTCAGTCTCTAGGCTTCAATGCTATTGAGCTGATGCCGGTTCAGGAGTTTGATGGTGATGATTCATGGGGCTATAACCCCAATCACTTTTTTGCGATGGACCAAGCTTATGGTAGCGTGAGGGACTATAAGGATTTTATAGATGAGTGTCATCGACGAGGCTTGGCTGTAATTTTTGATATCGTCTATAATCATGCGACTAATGAGAGTCCCTTCTTTAAGCTCTATCACAAAGGGAACAAACCTTCTGAAAATAATCCTTGGATGAATGTAAATGCTCCCCACCCATATAGTGTCTTCAACGATTTTAATCACGAGGAACCTCGTGTGCGAGAGCACTTCAAGCGTAATTTGAAGTTCCTTTTAGAGGAGTACCATGTGGATGGATTTCGCTTTGACTTGACCAAGGGCTTAACCCAGAAAGTGAGCAATGAGAGTAATGCTTCCGCATACGATGCTAGCCGTGTGGCGATCCTTTCAGACTATGCGATGGCTGCCCAGTCGGTTAAGCCAGATGTTTATCTCATTCTTGAACACTTTTGTGATGATAGAGAGGAGACAGAGCTAGCGAAGAAAGGCATTATGCTCTGGCGTAATCTTAATCATCAATTTGCTCAGAGTGCTATGGGCTGGCAAGAGGCGAGCGGTTTGGACCGACTCTATACCCCTCAGGTGGTCGATGGTTGGGTAGGATATATGGAGAGCCATGATGAGGAACGTGTTGCATTCAAGCAGAAAACCTATGGAGTATCAGCAGTTAAGCAGAGTGCTACTATTAGGAGAGAACGCTTGGGGACGAATGCGGCATTTTTCTTTATGGTTCCTGGTCCTAAGATGGTATGGCAGTTTGGAGAAGCTGCTTATGACCACTCCATTGAGGAGAATGGGAGGACTGGACGCAAACCTGTCTTTACCGAGATGCAATTCAAGGAAGTCGAGCGTGCTCAACTCATCAAGACCTATAGCCGTTTACTACAGTTGCGAACCCTGTATCCTGAGTTTTGGGCTTTGGATGCCCCATTTACGTGGCAAGTAGCAGAGACAGATTGGAATCGACTTCGAAAGATTGAACTCACGAGCGGAGGTATGCAAATTAAGGTCTTTGGTAACTTTAATCCCAGTTTGCCTTTGGAAGTCCCAATGCCAGAGGGGACTTGGTATAATTTGATGGACGAAGAGCAGGCTGAGGTCTCCTCTATGAAGCTCGAGCCCGGACAATTTCTTTTGATCGCCAACTTTAAGGTGACTCGCACTAAGTAA